Proteins encoded in a region of the Drosophila sechellia strain sech25 chromosome 2L, ASM438219v1, whole genome shotgun sequence genome:
- the LOC6613358 gene encoding sodium- and chloride-dependent GABA transporter ine isoform X1 translates to MEDNKDASQVLNTTPDQVVTSRAPLTGLAPLRHSQLSDSGAESCYEGDEQARLIRSSTSRAHKFIIIPATPGTPPGSCAVAGPLPFRQTSSTTSLAAMAAALHKQSPLRQASVRTRPSSEVLQPGQVLAHQPTAAGSTSTVTFTIDDCDEQGAAIPAAASVPAPVTMPAISPTPATLTCTTTTTMAGDSVAVSPLSMELKLRLGSHHSSMRSVVSGYLPGLNDSSGNLVGGVSMATSGLQAPNPLYMQPQASLSGSSYHFHELAGNQIYSDVTSVRSLASIGIGSTDGRKLVIRRVPTTANELFDMVNPQTPPPLGVDDDDSYMDMSDETAHLKPRQQHWANKMQFVLACIGYSVGLGNVWRFPYMCYKSGGGVFLVPYCIILFICSIPLLFMELSVGQYTGRGPIGALGQLCPLFKGAGLASVVVSFLMSTYYSVIIGYSIYYFFTSFKTEMPWIDCNNRWNTPDCWVPQRKGINASAPDTSRTPSEEFFENKVLQISGGLEYPGMMRWELFACLICAWLMVYFATWKSIKSSAKVRYFTATFPFVLIIILMVRAVTLDGAAEGLRFFFRPKWSELKNANVWINAASQNFNSLGITFGSMISFASYNKYNNNILRDTVAVSAVNMITSLLVGIFAFSTLGNLALEQNTNVRDVIGDGPGMIFVVYPQAMAKMPYAQLWAVMFFFMLLCLGLNSQFAIVEVVVTSIQDGFPRWIKRHLGYHEIVVLFVCVISCLFGMPNIIQGGIYYFQLMDHYAASVTIMFLAFCQMIAIAWFYGTGRLSKNVKQMTGKAPSFYLRSCWLVLGPCLLFAIWVLSLINYHEPTYHNGRYTYPDWAYGIGWMFASFSLICIPGYAVINFLRSSGDTFWERIRNTLRPNIYECKICGEHHCEHDFPEQEQFMLAQEMATVYKPTNPQLLHLGQKCGYNAMQASPSHAEAGGSCGQ, encoded by the exons ATGGAGGACAATAAAGACGCCAGCCAGGTGCTGAACACCACACCCGACCAGGTGGTCACCAGCCGCGCCCCGCTCACCGGCCTAGCGCCCTTGAGGCACAGCCAACTCTCTGATAGCGGAGCTGAGAGCTGCTACGAGGGCGACGAGCAGGCACGGCTCATCCGGTCGTCCACGTCGCGGGCCCACAAGTTCATCATAATACCGGCCACGCCGGGAACACCGCCGGGAAGCTGTGCGGTAGCAGGACCACTTCCCTTCCGCCAGACCAGCTCCACCACATCGCTGGCGGCCATGGCAGCTGCACTGCACAAACAGTCGCCACTGCGCCAGGCATCGGTGCGAACCAGGCCCAGTTCGGAAGTATTGCAACCTGGTCAGGTGCTGGCCCATCAGCCAACGGCAGCAGGATCCACCTCCACGGTGACCTTCACCATTGACGACTGTGATGAACAAGGTGCTGCCATTCCTGCTGCAGCTTCAGTTCCAGCTCCCGTGACCATGCCCGCCATTTCACCCACGCCGGCCACCCTGacctgcaccaccaccaccaccatggCCGGGGATTCGGTGGCCGTCTCGCCGCTCAGCATGGAGCTAAAGTTGCGGTTAGGCAGCCATCACAGCAGCATGCGCTCCGTGGTCTCAG GTTATCTTCCGGGCCTAAATGACAGTAGCGGCAATCTGGTTGGAGGCGTATCGATGGCCACTTCTGGATTACAGGCCCCCAATCCGCTCTACATGCAACCACAGGCCTCGTTGAGCGGCAGTTCCTATCATTTCCACGAACTGGCCGGCAACCAGATCTACTCCGATGTGACCTCCGTTCGCTCGCTGGCCTCCATTGGCATTGGGTCAACGGATGGGCGCAAGCTGGTTATCCGGCGAGTGCCCACCACCGCCAACGAGTTGTTCGACATGGTGAATCCGCAGACGCCACC ACCCTTAGGGGTGGATGACGATGACAGCTACATGGACATGTCCGATGAGACGGCCCACCTGAAGCCGCGCCAGCAGCACTGGGCCAACAAGATGCAGTTCGTCCTGGCCTGCATAGGATACTCGGTGGGTCTCGGCAACGTCTGGCGATTTCCCTACATGTGCTACAAGAGTGGCGGTG GTGTTTTTCTAGTACCTTATTGCATAATACTGTTCATATGCAGCATTCCGCTGCTCTTCATGGAGCTGTCCGTTGGCCAATACACCGGTCGAGGACCCATTGGGGCACTGGGTCAACTGTGTCCTCTGTTCAAGG GAGCCGGACTCGCCAGCGTGGTCGTCTCGTTCCTCATGTCCACCTACTATAGTGTCATCATAGGCTACTCCATCTACTACTTCTTTACGTCGTTCAAAACGGAGATGCCCTGGATCGACTGCAACAACAG GTGGAACACGCCGGATTGCTGGGTGCCACAGCGCAAGGGGATTAATGCCAGTGCGCCGGACACATCTCGCACTCCATCCGAGGAATTCTTCGA AAACAAGGTCCTTCAGATCAGCGGTGGCCTGGAGTATCCGGGCATGATGCGCTGGGAGCTATTCGCCTGCCTAATCTGCGCCTGGCTAATGGTCTACTTCGCCACGTGGAAGTCGATTAAGTCGTCGGCGAAGGTGCGCTACTTCACGGCCACCTTTCCGTTCGTGCTGATCATCATCCTGATGGTGCGAGCGGTGACCCTGGATGGAGCTGCTGAGGGTCTGCGCTTCTTCTTCCGTCCCAAGTGGTCGGAGCTGAAGAACGCCAATGTGTGGATCAACGCCGCATCCCAGAACTTCAACTCGCTGGGCATCACCTTCGGATCCATGATCTCCTTTGCCAGCTACAACAAGTACAACAACAATATCCTGCGGGATACCGTGGCAGTGAGTGCGGTGAATATGATCACCAGTCTCCTGGTGGGCATCTTTGCCTTCTCCACGCTGGGCAACCTGGCGCTGGAGCAGAACACCAATGTGAGGGACGTCATCGGTGATGGACCGGGCATGATATTCGTGGTGTATCCCCAGGCGATGGCTAAGATGCCGTACGCTCAGCTTTGGGCGGTCATGTTCTTCTTCATGCTGCTCTGCCTCGGTCTGAACTCGCAGTTTGCCATCGTGGAGGTGGTGGTCACGTCCATACAGGATGGCTTTCCGCGGTGGATCAAGCGGCACTTGGGCTATCACGAAATCGTGGTGCTGTTCGTCTGTGTCATCTCATGTCTCTTCGGAATGCCCAACATCATACAGGGTGGCATCTACTACTTCCAGCTAATGGATCACTACGCCGCCTCCGTGACGATCATGTTCCTGGCCTTCTGTCAAATGATCGCCATTGCCTGGTTCTACGGCACGGGAAGGCTCTCAAAGAACGTCAAACAAATGACCGGAAAGGCGCCTTCCTTCTATCTCAGATCCTGCTGGCTAGTATTGGGACCCTGCCTCCTCTTT GCCATCTGGGTGTTGAGTCTGATCAACTACCACGAGCCCACCTACCACAATGGACGCTATACCTATCCGGACTGGGCCTATGGAATAGGCTGGATGTTCGCTTCATTCTCGCTGATCTGCATACCTGGATATGCGGTTATCAACTTCCTGCGCTCCAGTGGAGATACATTTTGGGAA CGCATCCGGAACACGCTGAGACCCAACATCTACGAGTGCAAGATTTGCGGGgaacaccactgcgaacacGACTTTCCGGAGCAGGAGCAGTTCATGCTGGCCCAGGAAATGGCCACCGTGTACAAGCCCACGAACCCACAACTGCTCCATCTCGGCCAGAAGTGCGGCTACAACGCCATGCAGGCCTCACCCTCACATGCGGAGGCAGGAGGATCATGTGGCCAGTAG
- the LOC6613355 gene encoding histone-lysine N-methyltransferase MECOM translates to MVNRNIWKNRTCRICTKRSNFVINIFDGPSESGLSNVDVVSHYTGLPVRRGDSLPETVCSLCLVDARIAFRSKSSSRESDQLDIQEMEQNLEKLGADTKKEVTGFCEERPIKKDILEIREYEVKKEPLEDAECISPDYSGTTPLQHRVKQEPIEDKFFSDEQIDTKTTFHCDSALNTHLQTHESFPTKHTSSTQSPLKVMPPYKCDKRSPPKVFFRCSFCMMCFKKQSDLDLHMLGHSGERFTCTVCSESFAFENDLKRHMRSHNTNLIKCPKCPRLFQHKTGLKNHVIKHGFKFITP, encoded by the exons ATGGTAAATAGAAATATTTG gaaaaacagaacatgtcgCATTTGCACGAAAAGATCGAACTTTGTCATAAACATTTTCGATGGGCCATCGGAAAGCGGGCTGTCCAATGTGGATGTAGTCTCCCACTACACTGGCCTACCCGTTCGGCGGGGCGACTCTCTTCCTGAAACAGTTTGCTCGCTGTGCCTCGTGGATGCGCGGATTGCCTTCAGATCAAAGTCATCCTCTCGGGAAAGTGATCAGCTGGATATCCAAGAGATGGAACAGAATCTAGAGAAGTTAGGAGCGGATACAAAGAAGGAAGTCACAGGGTTCTGCGAAGAAAGACCAATAAAGAAAGATATTCTCGAAATACGGGAATACGAAGTAAAGAAAGAACCACTTGAGGATGCGGAGTGCATATCGCCGGACTACTCCGGTACAACTCCTTTGCAGCATCGTGTGAAACAGGAGCCCATCGAAGATAAATTCTTTAGTGATGAACAAATAGATACTAAGACAACATTCCACTGTGATTCTGCTCTGAACACGCACCTTCAGACTCACGAATCCTTCCCGACTAAGCACACCTCGTCAACCCAAAGTCCCCTGAAGGTCATGCCACCATATAAATGTGACAAACGCTCTCCCCCGAAAGTATTCTTCAGGTGCTCATTCTGCATGATGTGCTTTAAGAAGCAGTCCGATTTGGACCTGCACATGCTGGGTCACTCTGGAGAACGGTTCACTTGCACTGTTTGCTCCGAGTCGTTCGCCTTTGAAAATGATCTGAAACGACACATGCGTAGCCACAACACCAATTTGATTAAGTGTCCCAAGTGCCCAAGACTGTTCCAACACAAAACTGGTCTTAAAAATCACGTGATCAAACAcggatttaaatttattactCCCTAA
- the LOC6613358 gene encoding sodium- and chloride-dependent GABA transporter ine isoform X2, protein MPNRQDYDAQSSKHSEQSFFRFNRVAKVPLGVDDDDSYMDMSDETAHLKPRQQHWANKMQFVLACIGYSVGLGNVWRFPYMCYKSGGGVFLVPYCIILFICSIPLLFMELSVGQYTGRGPIGALGQLCPLFKGAGLASVVVSFLMSTYYSVIIGYSIYYFFTSFKTEMPWIDCNNRWNTPDCWVPQRKGINASAPDTSRTPSEEFFENKVLQISGGLEYPGMMRWELFACLICAWLMVYFATWKSIKSSAKVRYFTATFPFVLIIILMVRAVTLDGAAEGLRFFFRPKWSELKNANVWINAASQNFNSLGITFGSMISFASYNKYNNNILRDTVAVSAVNMITSLLVGIFAFSTLGNLALEQNTNVRDVIGDGPGMIFVVYPQAMAKMPYAQLWAVMFFFMLLCLGLNSQFAIVEVVVTSIQDGFPRWIKRHLGYHEIVVLFVCVISCLFGMPNIIQGGIYYFQLMDHYAASVTIMFLAFCQMIAIAWFYGTGRLSKNVKQMTGKAPSFYLRSCWLVLGPCLLFAIWVLSLINYHEPTYHNGRYTYPDWAYGIGWMFASFSLICIPGYAVINFLRSSGDTFWERIRNTLRPNIYECKICGEHHCEHDFPEQEQFMLAQEMATVYKPTNPQLLHLGQKCGYNAMQASPSHAEAGGSCGQ, encoded by the exons ATGCCGAACCGCCAGGACTACGATGCCCAGTCCTCGAAGCACTCGGAGCAGTCCTTCTTCCGCTTCAACCGGGTGGCCAAAGT ACCCTTAGGGGTGGATGACGATGACAGCTACATGGACATGTCCGATGAGACGGCCCACCTGAAGCCGCGCCAGCAGCACTGGGCCAACAAGATGCAGTTCGTCCTGGCCTGCATAGGATACTCGGTGGGTCTCGGCAACGTCTGGCGATTTCCCTACATGTGCTACAAGAGTGGCGGTG GTGTTTTTCTAGTACCTTATTGCATAATACTGTTCATATGCAGCATTCCGCTGCTCTTCATGGAGCTGTCCGTTGGCCAATACACCGGTCGAGGACCCATTGGGGCACTGGGTCAACTGTGTCCTCTGTTCAAGG GAGCCGGACTCGCCAGCGTGGTCGTCTCGTTCCTCATGTCCACCTACTATAGTGTCATCATAGGCTACTCCATCTACTACTTCTTTACGTCGTTCAAAACGGAGATGCCCTGGATCGACTGCAACAACAG GTGGAACACGCCGGATTGCTGGGTGCCACAGCGCAAGGGGATTAATGCCAGTGCGCCGGACACATCTCGCACTCCATCCGAGGAATTCTTCGA AAACAAGGTCCTTCAGATCAGCGGTGGCCTGGAGTATCCGGGCATGATGCGCTGGGAGCTATTCGCCTGCCTAATCTGCGCCTGGCTAATGGTCTACTTCGCCACGTGGAAGTCGATTAAGTCGTCGGCGAAGGTGCGCTACTTCACGGCCACCTTTCCGTTCGTGCTGATCATCATCCTGATGGTGCGAGCGGTGACCCTGGATGGAGCTGCTGAGGGTCTGCGCTTCTTCTTCCGTCCCAAGTGGTCGGAGCTGAAGAACGCCAATGTGTGGATCAACGCCGCATCCCAGAACTTCAACTCGCTGGGCATCACCTTCGGATCCATGATCTCCTTTGCCAGCTACAACAAGTACAACAACAATATCCTGCGGGATACCGTGGCAGTGAGTGCGGTGAATATGATCACCAGTCTCCTGGTGGGCATCTTTGCCTTCTCCACGCTGGGCAACCTGGCGCTGGAGCAGAACACCAATGTGAGGGACGTCATCGGTGATGGACCGGGCATGATATTCGTGGTGTATCCCCAGGCGATGGCTAAGATGCCGTACGCTCAGCTTTGGGCGGTCATGTTCTTCTTCATGCTGCTCTGCCTCGGTCTGAACTCGCAGTTTGCCATCGTGGAGGTGGTGGTCACGTCCATACAGGATGGCTTTCCGCGGTGGATCAAGCGGCACTTGGGCTATCACGAAATCGTGGTGCTGTTCGTCTGTGTCATCTCATGTCTCTTCGGAATGCCCAACATCATACAGGGTGGCATCTACTACTTCCAGCTAATGGATCACTACGCCGCCTCCGTGACGATCATGTTCCTGGCCTTCTGTCAAATGATCGCCATTGCCTGGTTCTACGGCACGGGAAGGCTCTCAAAGAACGTCAAACAAATGACCGGAAAGGCGCCTTCCTTCTATCTCAGATCCTGCTGGCTAGTATTGGGACCCTGCCTCCTCTTT GCCATCTGGGTGTTGAGTCTGATCAACTACCACGAGCCCACCTACCACAATGGACGCTATACCTATCCGGACTGGGCCTATGGAATAGGCTGGATGTTCGCTTCATTCTCGCTGATCTGCATACCTGGATATGCGGTTATCAACTTCCTGCGCTCCAGTGGAGATACATTTTGGGAA CGCATCCGGAACACGCTGAGACCCAACATCTACGAGTGCAAGATTTGCGGGgaacaccactgcgaacacGACTTTCCGGAGCAGGAGCAGTTCATGCTGGCCCAGGAAATGGCCACCGTGTACAAGCCCACGAACCCACAACTGCTCCATCTCGGCCAGAAGTGCGGCTACAACGCCATGCAGGCCTCACCCTCACATGCGGAGGCAGGAGGATCATGTGGCCAGTAG
- the LOC6613356 gene encoding oocyte zinc finger protein XlCOF6.1 yields the protein MAKICRVCMDISDKLVNIFDARRKTRVSIAEMIAQCTGFEVKRGDLFSEMICLPCFEDAKSAYGIRQTCEKSHQFYCRFRDEGIEDALYALLEEDWEISEDEDARIDSASDADDDGKSDSKKFAFECRECHKKYQRKGSLLRHMRTHMDGQSFPCPYCKRNFRLRVTLKAHMKTHNVSKPYECSHCSKTFAQQSTLQSHERIHTGERPFKCSECSKTFIKSSDLRRHIRTHGSERPFKCSKCTKTFTRKFHLKNHFRSHTGERPFKCSHCPTAFALKQHLKEHSRLHSPDRPFRCSHCPKTFRLSSTLKEHKLIHTVERTFKCPHCASSYKQRKTLSRHILELHE from the coding sequence ATGGCGAAAATCTGCCGAGTTTGCATGGATATTTCGGATAAACTCGTTAACATATTTGACGCCAGACGAAAGACTAGAGTTTCCATTGCCGAGATGATCGCGCAGTGCACCGGATTCGAGGTCAAGCGTGGCGATTTGTTTTCGGAAATGATATGTCTACCGTGCTTTGAGGACGCAAAGAGCGCGTATGGGATTAGGCAAACTTGTGAGAAAAGCCACCAGTTTTACTGCCGATTTCGCGATGAAGGCATCGAGGATGCTTTATACGCCTTGCTCGAAGAAGACTGGGAGATTTCGGAAGACGAAGATGCGCGGATCGATTCTGCATCCGATGCTGATGACGATGGGAAAAGCGACAGCAAGAAGTTTGCATTCGAATGTCGCGAATGCCACAAGAAGTACCAGCGAAAGGGAAGTTTGCTGAGGCACATGAGAACTCACATGGACGGACAGTCCTTCCCATGCCCCTACTGCAAGCGGAACTTTAGACTAAGGGTCACTCTCAAGGCGCACATGAAGACCCACAATGTATCGAAACCCTACGAGTGTTCCCACTGCTCCAAGACCTTTGCGCAGCAGTCCACTCTGCAGTCGCATGAGCGAATTCACACTGGCGAACGGCCATTCAAGTGTTCAGAGTGCTCCAAAACATTTATTAAATCATCCGATCTCCGGCGACACATCCGCACACATGGCAGCGAAAGACCGTTCAAGTGCTCCAAGTGCACGAAAACATTTACGAGGAAGTTTCACCTTAAAAACCATTTCCGTTCCCACACTGGTGAACGACCATTCAAGTGTTCCCACTGCCCCACGGCCTTTGCTCTCAAACAGCACCTCAAGGAACACAGCCGCCTGCACTCACCAGATCGTCCATTTCGCTGCTCTCACTGTCCCAAGACTTTTCGGCTGAGCAGCACTCTCAAGGAGCACAAGCTCATACACACCGTCGAAAGGACCTTTAAGTGTCCTCACTGTGCCAGTTCCTATAAGCAGAGAAAAACACTTAGTAGGCATATCCTCGAGTTACACGAGTGA
- the LOC6613357 gene encoding polyphosphoinositide phosphatase, with protein MNNDNPNIVFNPLISSIQKVVLYETRARLYLVGSNNRETRFRLLTIDRLAHNRLSIEENANEFNSLEIRRFVASLTGSPKVTSAYGVLGFVRFLEGYYLLLVTKRKCCAHIGRHLVYTIKDTVMVRVNEVTSQRPPHPHEDRYKRMFQNIDLRSNFYFSYSYDLTRTLQYNESAPRYVGAKVDLDRDEPLPDWNTLTSNVDKAHERVDYAFRTDSRKRFVWNAYLLQPMEGIMLKDWLLEVTHGFVSQSCISIFGRHVNVCLVARRSSRFAGTRFLKRGANFQGDVANEVETEQIVSDGQRICAFTQMRGSIPSHWSQDISKMVPKPQIQLDICDPYAQTPSLHFERLLFHYGAPLIMLNLVKKRERRKHESIISKELEYSIRYLNQFLPPPHRMKHIHFDMARQSRLSGGNVMEQLAIHAESIVQMTGMFFKAAGSDPGLQTGIVRTNCVDCLDRTNSAQFAIGKCALGHQLERLGFVKSAKLEFDSDCVTMLENLYEEHGDTLALQYGGSQLVHRIKTYRKTAPWGSQGSDVMQTLSRYYSNTFSDTEKQHSINLFLGIYKPSLTKPGPPIWELQTDYDMHNAFVPRADSKAITDWVLHKVRECLPYSCADSNKLVKELFRVHSSGLEMIDAYSNYHQSFKWTDFSEHIAFEISQLALRYMPTFRTNFSPFQRQIQTSRKARQNPSMTGQSSTGSMNSNSSSSSEGDDSSSDEELSASFAEKEANQTESTEPAAATLATGLPSMEEIYGCTINPPSKQSMAVYKKYVQMGKLSSGGARPAQTAVAQRDQELAKIMRGITLRPLSDYGTDSYLSVRPPVVPRKSLTIYAEYCRTRSTFNAVPKLEEFDVLYQYVQKL; from the exons atgaacaatGATAATCCGAATATAGTTTTCAATCCCCTGATAAGCTCCATCCAAAAAGTAGTGCTCTATGAGACACGAGCG CGCCTCTATTTGGTGGGCAGCAACAATCGGGAGACTCGGTTCCGCCTCCTGACCATAGACCGACTTGCCCACAACCGGCTCAGTATCGAGGAGAATGCCAACGAGTTCAACAGCCTGGAGATCCGACGTTTTGTCGCTTCCCTTACGGGTTCGCCCAAGGTGACGTCCGCTTACGGGGTCCTCGGATTTGTGCGCTTCCTCGAGGGCTACTACCTCTTGCTGGTGACAAAGCGCAAATGCTGCGCCCACATCGGCCGCCACCTGGTCTACACAATTAAGGACACGGTGATGGTGCGTGTGAACGAGGTGACCTCGCAACGACCACCGCATCCGCACGAGGATCGCTACAAGCGGATGTTTCAGAATATCGACCTCCGTAGCAACTTCTATTTCTCATACTCCTACGATTTGACGCGCACGCTGCAGTACAACGAGTCCGCTCCTCGCTACGTTGGTGCCAAAGTAGATCTCGACCGCGACGAACCGCTTCCCGATTGGAATACGCTAACCAGCAATGTGGACAAGGCGCATGAGCGTGTGGATTACGCGTTTCGCACGGATTCCCGCAAGCGCTTTGTATGGAATGCCTATCTCCTGCAGCCCATGGAAGGCATAATGCTCAAGGACTGGCTTTTAGAAGTTACTCACGGGTTTGTCAGCCAATCCTGCATCAGCATTTTTGGGCGGCACGTCAATGTTTGCCTGGTGGCGCGCAGGAGTTCACGCTTCGCCGGTACCCGTTTCCTTAAGCGTGGAGCCAACTTTCAAGGGGACGTGGCCAATGAGGTGGAGACCGAACAGATCGTCAGCGATGGACAGAGAATCTGCGCCTTCACCCAAATGCGAGGCTCCATACCGTCACACTGGTCCCAGGATATCAGCAAAATGGTGCCCAAGCCGCAGATTCAATTGGACATTTGCGATCCATATGCGCAGACTCCGTCGCTCCACTTTGAACGGCTGCTCTTCCATTATGGTGCGCCGCTCATTATGCTCAATCTGGTGAAGAAGAGGGAGCGGCGCAAGCACGAGTCGATCATCTCCAAGGAGCTGGAGTACAGTATCCGCTATCTCAACCAATTCCTGCCGCCGCCGCACCGCATGAAGCACATTCACTTCGATATGGCGCGACAAAGTCGCCTGAGCGGAGGCAACGTCATGGAGCAACTAGCCATTCATGCCGAAAGTATTGTCCAAATGACGGGTATGTTTTTTAAGGCGGCTGGCAGTGATCCCGGCTTGCAGACTGGGATTGTCCGCACAAACTGCGTAGACTGCCTGGATCGCACCAATTCGGCTCAGTTTGCGATTGGAAAGTGTGCTTTGGGTCACCAACTGGAGCGTCTGGGTTTTGTTAAATCCGCTAAGCTGGAGTTCGACTCGGATTGCGTGACGATGCTGGAAAACCTTTACGAGGAGCACGGTGATACACTGGCCTTGCAATACGGCGGGTCGCAGCTGGTGCACCGGATTAAGACATACCGGAAGACGGCGCCCTGGGGATCTCAGGGTAGCGATGTGATGCAGACCCTCAGTCGGTACTACAGCAACACGTTTAGCGACACCGAGAAGCAGCACAGCATCAACTTGTTCTTGGGCATATACAAACCTAGTTTGACAAAGC CGGGTCCACCCATTTGGGAGCTACAGACGGACTACGACATGCACAACGCATTCGTGCCGAGAGCGGATAGCAAGGCTATCACTGATTGGGTGCTCCACAAGGTTCGCGAGTGCCTACCCTATTCGTGTGCGGACTCCAACAAACTGGTCAAGGAGCTGTTTCGCGTTCACAGCAGCGGCCTGGAAATGATCGATGCCTACTCCAACTACCATCAGTCCTTCAAGTGGACTGATTTCAGCGAGCACATTGCGTTCGAGATCAGCCAGCTGGCACTGCGATACATGCCCACATTCCGCACTAATTTCAGTCCGTTCCAGAGGCAGATCCAGACATCGCGTAAGGCCCGTCAAAATCCCTCGATGACAGGGCAAAGTTCCACGGGTTCTATGAACAGCAATTCCTCAAGTTCTAGCGAGGGTGACGATAGCTCTAGTGACGAGGAGTTAAGTGCAAGTTTTGCCGAGAAGGAGGCAAACCAGACGGAATCGACCGAACCAGCCGCCGCCACTCTGGCCACAGGTCTGCCCTCGATGGAGGAAATCTATGGGTGCACCATCAATCCGCCCTCCAAGCAGAGCATGGCTGTTTATAAGAAGTACGTGCAGATGGGCAAGCTGTCTAGTGGAGGTGCGAGGCCGGCTCAGACAGCCGTTGCTCAGCGCGATCAGGAGCTGGCCAAGATTATGCGTGGCATTACCCTGCGACCACTCAGTGACTACGGCACCGACTCCTATCTCAGCGTGCGTCCGCCGGTCGTTCCTCGCAAGAGTCTAACTATCTACGCCGAGTACTGTCGCACTCGCAGCACCTTTAATGCCGTGCCCAAGCTGGAGGAATTCGATGTACTCTATCAATATGTGCAAAAGCTGTAG